The stretch of DNA ctttagccgctaggccacgccgccgggcccaaggtcaataattcttaaaacacattcaagtataaataaataacttagtAAATAAAGAGTCTTGAGTTCCTTGCAAATCTACCTCAAGATAATGAAGCATTTTAGTTGAAAATACCATTTATTTAcaggaaacatttgaaaaaaaatgttccaaaaatattttgagacaaaaagatcttcattTGTGAGTCCCAATAACTTTAAAGCTTTGTAGTGCTTCCTTCCTACAGCCATCCCACTGTGCTGTGATGTGCTGTATGCATTCTCTCCTGTCACTAACTACATGTTCTTCAAACAGATCAAAATGCGACATATTTGGGCATCTCACAAAGCACACATTAATCCAGAAATCTGTGTTGAAAGGCGCGTTGTGTGTGTCTGAATCAGACCTTCATATTTGATCAGAGCTACTTTGCGACAAGTCCACTAGTTTATTTTGCATCCTAGCTAGGATTGTTAAATATTGGGAAATGGGATACTAGCTTCCTTTGTGAAAGATGACAAagcttaaataaatatattttctattcCAGGCATGAGTCTACATAGTTATGTTTCTCATTTTCAACAGGTAAGTTCAACATAAAGTTATTTTGTTCAAATAATATGCTTAACCCCTTTGAAAATCTATGACTAAATGGGTTTCTATGAGAGCTTTCAAAAACTAACCAGTTATGTAGCTGCCTTATTCTAATAAGTGGAATAATCTGTATTACTTATAGTAACTTGGGTGTACCTTTGGGAATTAAAGAGCAACAATTGCCTTTGCTGTGTGTAAACCTCTAACTACAAGTTGCTGCCTGGTGCTTCAGCTGACTTACTAAGGATTTTCTGTGTTGTCTTTTGTCCTTTTGGCTCCTGTCACTGTCTTCACTTTGCTTTTTCCTATGGTATCTACTTGGTTCTGGAATCTCTCTTCAGTTGCTTTTTCCCCTTTGTACAAAATGTTGTCTTGTCTTAGCATTTCAAAAGGCCTCCCCAGTGACTTGAATTTGAAGAAAGCTGCAGGGTCACAGCTCAGTGGAAAGCAGAATGGCAGTGAAATCCCTAAGCAGGGACTACTCTTCCTGAATCGggaaacctaaaaataaaaatatgcagctGGGGTGGTGTGCCAAGACAACCGTCATTGCAAtgcagaggaaataaaaaaacagaaacaaaagccatCTTGCTAGAAAGGACTCAGGTGTTAAATTGGTGCCAACATATGAATTTGGAAAAGGCTAGCTTCGTGGTAGGAGGTTTATCGCCCACAGATTATCAGATGTAGTGGGAGTTTGATGAATCTGAGACAATTCATGCCTAAGAACGGAAGAGTCCACCAGGAAATTCTGAATCTAGTAACAGGAGAGCTTCATGTTGTTCCGATACCTCTGCTGCCACGCTCCTTCTTCTGGGCTGTTTATCCTCCTTCACCATCAATGCTGCCTTGAACAGTCATTTCCAACTCTCAGTTCCCAATTCTCCACCTCTCATTCTTTCTGGGAACACAATTAACCTCTCTCTATCATCATTTCCTTTAAACCCACCCTTTCCTCTTCATCTTGGTCTCgcctccttgttttttttttttttttctcttcggTTTCAGGTTTCACCACACTCTAATTATGTATGTACACCCATTGAGCGAATCTCAAATTTAAATGTAATATCTACATCCAGCATGTTGAAAAcatctgagaaagaaaaaacaacaatcTTACAGACACAGCCATATCACCCATTTCTTTGGGGAATCTTTCATAAAAGctttctttcagtttcttcaaCAAAAGGCACAGATGTTTCAAATGTTCCACTCAGGTTTCAAAATTCTCATTATTCTGTCATTTTTTGTTATCATGTGAAACAGCACTCttactgtgtgctgtgtgcttttCATCTGATCATTTATTCTTGCTCATTCTTAGTTTACAATTGTAATAACATGCTAGTTAACTTCTAAtttagaaggaaggaaaaagtttTAAAGTGTGTTTTCCTGGGGCAGATGCTATGGCaaagcagataaagccaccattTGCAGCACTGTTATCCATTGTGAGCtctggttcaagacccagttgttccacttccaatccagctgcaaTATAATGGCTTTGGAATAtcagtaggagatggcccaagtactgggcacctgcatccatgtgggacacctaaaagaatttcctggctactggttttgtcctgttatctggggaatgaagcaacagatctCTCTGTGcgtgtctctcctgctttctctccataattctgacattcatacaaataaatctgtaaaaataaaataacatacttCTTCCCTACTACATTTCTTGCTTTTCTCTTCTATTGTTAAGAAGAGTTCTAAGCCACAGCACATGCAGGTGTATGCAAAAGCTGGAGTTGAAGGCAGGGAagactgggctaggtcacagcacccattgctggtgagtgtcagggcagggggcaggctatgtcaggctgggctacaacaactgctggcatgcacaagaaccaggatTGAGGGTGGGTGGAGCAGAGGATTGTTGGTTATGCCCCTAGTAGACATTATTCAGAATTACCCGAGACTAGACTGTAGCACATGCTGGTTTGTATGAGAACTAGGGTGGGACTAACCAGGAAGCTGCATCCAGTGGTACATGCATTGAGCCCGATCCTGCACCAGCTGACTCACACAACACCAAATCTGAGAACCTCCTAGGTGAAGTTTCTTAAGGAGCCCCCCACGTAGGCCACTGTGCTCAATCTCTGGCCGCGGGAAAATCACACAGACATGTAGTCCAATCCTGGAGCACATGTATTAAGACTGCATCACCTCAGCTGCTGATTCCCATGCAAGAATGGAGGGCATACCCAgtggacacagaaagacaagaaaGCAAGCTCATCTAAGCCAACCTCTCACCTCCGGGGTAATGAAGCCTCAATTTCTCAGAACAACCAAGACCCTCCCAgtacttcctccctccttccctgcccaccAATCCCCACCatggacacaggagagaaaatacccaccttctatCTGACCCTGACACTTTCCATCCTGATTGGAGGCTTACATGAAACTGCAACCCTTTGCACCTTTAtaacaaatattaaaacaaaattttaaaaacttaaagaaCAGTGTTTCCCATTCGTTTCCTTATCGTTTGTTCATTTTAACTGTTACACTTTAACATCAACATTAAATAATGCATGCAGCTGTTTTCTAAAACCATTCACGATAGTAATCAAATATACCTCTGCCTCGGATTCTGCAACCCTTAACTTCCTCTATTAATTCTTTAAACCATCTGAGCTCTCTCATATAAATATTTCTCATCACcaaaggattttttccttattttaggAGGGAAAAAACCTCTGTTAGAACAGAGTTATATTGATGTCAAGGTGAAACCTAGAAAAGACCAACATTCGAGTAGACGGTTTATCACCCACTGATAAACTGATAGTTTGATGCAGTAGGAGTTTCTTTCTAAAATGTGATCCCAATAACACAAGGATAGACTCTGCAGTTTCCAATTGAGAGGATCTGCTGGCAGAGTTCCTTTGCCTTGGAAAGTAATGTTATTCCCACGTTTGATTGATAGTTGGTATGACTATGTAATTCTGTAGTGAACAGCACTTCTACTCAGCTTTGAAAGCACTGCTCCATAGAGCATACGGTGCTGCTACTAAAAAGTTCTCTGATACTTCAGTCACTGTTCATATATATGGTCGATTTTGaagttgtttaaaaatgttttcaaacatacagaaaaattAGAGAACTTTTTTCCCCAGAGAACATGTTATAAAACTAAAACCTCAGCCTTCTATCTTATGACTACTTTATGTATAGAAACTATAATCtaagatatttaatattttcctaCTAAATAAAATGTAACTGTCACAATCAGAAAATTAATCTTGATGCAATAGACTATCACTTTGTTCTTTTTAGGCCATTTCTGTAGAGCTCATTCAACTTTAGCCAAATTATGCCTTCTAGTTCTCTTTAGTCCCATTAAGTCTGGAATAATTCTTCAGTTTTTCCTTGACTTTCATGAACTTTACACTTTCGTACAACATAGCACAGTGAATCTGTGGGATTCCCAGTGGGTTGTCTCATGTTCCCTCACAACTACATAAAGCATATGCATTGTTGGCAGGAATACCACAGAAGTGGTGCTATATTTTTCTTAGTGAATCATAATAGTTTTCAAAGGCAAAGCACATTTCTTTCTATACTTTGCTTTTAAAACTGTCTGTGCCATTACATTTAAaacgtatcttttttttttaagagaatatgGAATTTATTAGATAATCAACACAAGAACCAAACCCATCTAAAATATGTACCCAGGCAACTCCCTTTATCCATCTAGGTACCTCCAcaccttcccatcctgatcccaATAAGAACATTTTGGGTATAAAAGCAAAGAGTAAAAAGAGGCAAAGCTTCTAAAGATGGCAAATGCTTAGCTCGAGGAGGCTCATGATGGGTCAGGTAAGACCGTTCGTGGAGGAGCCTGTTTGCCTAGTCATAGTAACAGTTCAGGACCCCAGTCTTCACACTGCCCCTCCCAACCCCAAGCACATGATTGGATAGAGCCTGAGGCTAGGAAACAGACGCATCCAGCAGCATCTTCTCTATCTGTTTCTGTTCCTGAATCTGTTTCTGAATCTGTAACGCGTTGTGCAACCGTTGCATGGCCACTTCCAGCGTTGGAAGCTTTTCTGCAAACATGAGGCAGAACCAGCCAGGCTCTTTACACTTGAAGCTTTTGCCACGGGATAACATCACCTTCATGTCCAGAAAGTGCTGATGGAGGGCCAGTTCTTCATCAAATGTACATGGTTCTAGGTACGACTTCAAGTTGATCCAGATGTAGAGGCCAGCGACACCACTGAGAAACGGGATTCCCAATAGCTTCAGCTGACCAGTGACATAATTGTAGGCCTTCCTGAGCTGTGAGAGGTTGGTCGGCAGGTACACTGTGTTGATCCATTCTGTGTCTTGGAGCAGGCGGTGTAGTTTGTACTGGGCGGTGCCAGAGGTACTGTGGAGGTAGCCAAAGGAGCACACGGCAGAGGCCACATCCTTGTTGTGGGTGTAGAGAGCACCAAAGCGGAAGCCAGAGATGCCAAAATCCTTACTAGTTCCCCAGATCACGTGGGTCCTATTGGGGTCAGGCAAGCTTTCTATGCTCAGCACGCTGTGGAACTTGAGAGAGTCATCAAACACAGTGAGCATGTAAATCTCATCCATGATCACATGCAAGTAATTCCTCTTGGCAAATTCGAGGTATTCCTTCAGTGACTCTTGGGAGTAGATGCCACCCAGAGGATTCTGTGGGTTGACTAGCACGAGGCCTTTGACTCTTTTCCCCTTGAGTCTAGCTTCAACCATGGCTTGCTCCAGCTTTTTCACAGTGAGCTGGAAAGGACTGGTGTTCTCCTCGGTGATCTCACTCTCTAGGTGGACGCCAATCAGTTCAACTTTGGCATACAAGTAGGAGCTGAAGATGAAGCCACCATAGAAGGGAGTGGGGATGAGAAAAGCATCCCCTGGGTCACACAGAACCATGGCTAATGCagagaagacagagcagcagcCATTAAGAATAACAACATTGTCTGGATTAAGACTGGCAGGTGCTTTGCAGTAGTAGGTCAGGAACCGAGCCACTTCTTCCCGCAGGAATGGATGCCCTCTCCAATCAGGATATTGCAGCAGGACCTCCTCGATGTGGTTCATGTCACTCTGGCACAACCTCTCAGTCATCAGATCAATACAGAGTTTGTTCTCACTGGTGCCAAGGTTAATGAAGCCCATGCTGTTCTTGTCCTTGTGGTATTTGTCTCTTTGGTAGGCCTGGTAGTCCTGGAATCCCAACTGGAAAGAGGCAGCGATATCAATTCCACGGCTGGAGAGGTCCTGGCTGACAAGTGTAGCTCCAGATTCACTCTGTTGGGGAGTCGGCCGGTAGGGTTGAGAGGACGAGTTCACCCTCTGTATACCCCCAACAGCAGCCCTGGAATTCAGGACTGGGAGAGTCTCCTGTAACCCCAGGCCACTCACAGCCTCGGACCACGTGAGGTTGATCATCACGCGTATCAGGTCGTTCAGCTGTTCTTCATgctcacaaatggctgcagtatgACTCTGTTCCTCCTGCAAGGTTCTCAGGTGCGTGAAGTGATCCTGCACAGACTGCTGTAATTCCAGTAGCATTTCCAGTAGATTGACATAGACCCTACAGTCCCTAAGGAGCTGGCTCCTTGACTGGCTGCGGAGGACAATAGGGGTGCCTGGCCGGTGACTCATCCTCCAGGTGTTCGTGTTTGCCTCAGCAGGCTTCCTGGAACCTACCTTCAGTTTAAACTCCTTATCACCGACCACTCAGTGAAATCGTCTATGACTGGCAGATCCCAAAGAGCTACAATATAGCCGCCCTCCTCACACCAAGCTTGCTTTAAAACGTATCTTGAAAATAACTTTCAGGGtgctcaattatttttttaacccaGTCCATCATTTTTGCCTTGTGATCAGAGTACTTAATTCATTTGCAATGATGTAATTTTATCTGTTATGTTTAGGTCTacaatctttcttctgctttctaaccctcaattttattctttgttttttctctcttcttttgcatCTCTAGGATTATGAATATTTATTAGTAAGTCATTTCGTTTTCATTGATGGTTTATCACATATATTGTTCTGGTTCCCTGATTTGCAATATGCATTTTTGAACTCTTCACAATATGTCATCCTATGTTAGTAAACTATTTAAACAATTTACTCAACATTAAAGAGTACTATAGGAAgggttcctctgacaggacactgaccctagaaataaacgcaggaagtatggaggtaaacaacccagaagaggctttggaaagtgacccactggcatacatttggctcaggttgggggcagaccaggctgagtcagttcacgtcatccactggcaaatccgagtgctggaactgtgagggggcctggccaggtttggttgcgataacaacagtacaaaacaccaaatgccaaggtgaaatggcctgtgccaatagggaatgcagcacccaaccagcacacctcccactgatttaggtgagggatgagtgtgtgatgggcagagccaggaagtgctgcaatactcatcggatccaatggaggtcgggtctcagaatagaaccaacccagggattacaaccaccagctgatcggagtgatggactgtggcgggcactgtgcttactagtagtgtatttaggagcctggactgggaacacctcaaagtttctttggggattcccctgaacaaaatggaggaatcaaaacattaaccaagaaaagatagaagatggagtagatcaatcaaccacctcagctatatgtttgcagcgaaaaactggacaaggggaaactctaagatggactatgtcaatcagtggactctgcaccagtctcatcgtacctggattgttgctgatctaattgatcgaggtgaagctctgctggctctgccctcaaacctgagagggcctccctaagaggccgttgaacttgactggacaagtgggatgctggattctgtatggtgtgagcttttaattagggagtcttggtggaacttgggctgtggctatgcatcaaggtggggggactcaccatgggggaggggtttggggtgaaggagggagaatcccagtacctatgaaattgtgtcatgtaatacactgtaattaatgaataaatgaatagaaaaaaaaagagtactatAAACATAGGCATGCAGTGTAGGTATTTTGTTGCTCTTAGAATACTATATCAGGCCACCTGGATTTGAGTTTCAGCTCTGTtctgaattccagcttcccattaaCATGGACCCTGGAAAGTCACAGGTAATGCCTCAaatagttgggtttctgccagccaggtgggagacatggattgagtttccaaACCTCAGGTGTTTAGGGAGTAAGCAAATGGAtaagaaggggtgtgtgtgtgtgtgtgtgtgtgtttgtgtgtgtctgcttacaaaaataaataaggtgaATTTTCATACACACTGTAAGCACACTTCAACGGTAAACTCACATTGCCCCACCATGTGCTATCGTTAAACATTTTACTTCATATGTTACAAGTCACAATaagtcattatttttctttaaatcgtATGCTAttttaaatcaaatgaaaaataaacagaaatgactAAATAGTTAAGAATTTGAAGTAAGATTAAAATGTTCTGTTGCCTTTTGGAAGATGAGGATGTATGGGAGCTTAATCAACACAGATGAGTTGAAATTGATCTGCACTGACCACTTACAATGATGAGCTCTAGATTATGTATATTTTACCATCAAAACATCATATTTGATGTGTATTTACCAATTCTGGCAATATTCATTGCTTGCAGTTAATTGGACTTCAGTCTCATGCAATTTTACTTCAAactaaagaattttatttattattttcagataaaatataCTAGCAAGAAATTCTTcaagcatttatttgtttaaaaaagtttgtttacTTGTCTTTTTGAAACTATTATGTTGGGAAATATTGATAACCATTTTTCTTTTAGCGCTTTAAAAATGCGACATGGCTTTCCACTGACATTGTATTACGGTAGAGTCTGTGATCATTGTTACAGAGCTTATCGCCTTTGCTGAGGAAGTAACAATGTGTTTGCTCTTTGACAGGTCAATCATATGAAAACAGTGATTTCATATACTTGGCCCACTGCTCTAATTCTTTATGGGGAAATGGCAATGTGACTCTCTACTCAAAATGAATAGAATTCATAGatattttttgttactgtttaGTCCCTCAGGGAAGTAAATGGAGTTTACCATCCTATTTCAAAGTTATCTGTTGTACTTTGATTATTATTCAGCTTAAAACATTTTGTAACTGTTATCTTTGATATCATAGAGACAGTTTCTTTAATTTCTAAAAGTTCAAAACTTTTTCATATGCATTATGTTTTGCTAATTTACATTCTCTGTGCTCCGAAAACATATTCAATGCTGCAGTCTTCTGAAATTTATTCAAACATGTTTAGAAAATTCAAATATCAGTTCTATTGGAGAATGTCTAATGTGCATTTTAAAACACTGAGGATTTCGCAGTTCCTGGGTGTGCTCCATGGCAGTTAATTCAAAATAACCAATATTATTCTCATATACTGATGCTTTTGTCTAGTTCTGATAAGAGAAAGGATTGTGATAATTAGAATTGTTTCCTGTTTTGggttctgttgttttctttttttgctttaattaggAAGttctgtttcaaaaagtttgtgaaaatgaaattaaaaaataattaatgaggTACATGCTTAGCACAGCTGTTAAGAAGCAACTTGTCCCATAGAAGGCctaagttcaaatcccagcttcacCTGCTACCTGTCTACTTGTTATTGCACCCCTGGGGGTTGGGGACAATAAGTCATGGCAAAAGCACCTTGGTCCTTGCCATACACAGGAGAGACTGCTGTTGAGTGTCTAGGTCGTTGCTTCAGcataatcctggctgttgcaatcatttgacgagcaaaccagatgatggaagatctctctctctctcttcttgtccaTATTCAACTTTAGAATTAAATCAAACTAAAGataattcacattttccatgagttttcagAAGTCCCTTGTATAATTGTTGCATTTCCTTCTTAAGTCTGCCATTTGTTgttgtatattattttttttaatctttgtgttGAAGTTTTACTTCACTTGACATTAAAATTGCCAACCTAAATTTTCTATGCTTATTGACTGCAGTTATAAACTTTTCCATAGTTTCCCTCTAATAAATTTACAGTTTTTCAAGCAGAATTTTTTCACTTACAGGTAGAATATAATTTGGCCTTACATTGTAATTCACGCTAAGAATATTGTCATTTAGTAGGACTTAAGCTAAGCTTAATTGATAATTACATTTGGTATAAATGAATTACTGCCTCCTACAAAAAGACATAAATTCTTATCCTGATCAAAGGCCGGACACAATTACAATTTGCGCTTGTTTCCTGTTTGCATCATCTATATTATCtgtctccatcttcctgctttctTCCCTTTACATAGgttaactaaatttaaaaaaaataatcctctgaatgtttctattatttttttaaacatgtacatacatttTGCCTCATGCTTAGTGAACGTCTTAGGATTATAAAATGCACTAACTACCAGAATCCAGTTAGAGTTAATATGGTAACAATTCGAATAAAAGATCTTAACTTTGTAAAATGTAAGTGTTGCTGACAAGTCCTATTTTGTCGTTGTCATCTGTGGTTTCCTCAATCATAAAGCTTTTAATGTTGGTTTTCACCTTATGTCTTTTAAGAAAATTGATATTATAGTAAATAATGCAAATTTGTTTTTGCACACATTTAGCATTTGCTGATGAGAGAAGTGGAATTTAGAACCAGAGCTTAACTTCTTATATTTCCTGGgttttataattcatttttccTGTGATGGCATGAATAAAAGCACATATCTCCCCCACCCATATCTCATTGGGAAATTtgttaataaaaagcaaaagctaGATTATGAAAtgtcttacttattttttttcaagtgcataACATGTCTTTTCTAGAAGAATATATACAGATACATTGTGTATGAtaaatttgataaatattttctctGGAATATGCATATGCTTTATTGCCAGATAAAATAGATTGCAACATAAAGCACATTATCAGATATAGAAAACAATATTGTACAAAGCTAAATCATTGCTTCATTAAGGAGGTTTAGCAAGTATACATCATGGCATTTCattaagttcatgaaaatgtgcattatctttcagttatttattttatttgaaaggcagagagacagacaggcagagagatcgTACATCCTCTGGTTGATTCATCAAAAGTatacaacaaccaaggctgggccaggctaatacAATGATagattaaataaatgataaataaatgatagatagataatatATACTAtgatatttatataatatttttgttgcttAATTTTGCTGAATCTTCCAAAGGACTCAGAGGTTATTACTTGATATCTTTGTCTTACTTTCAGCTATCATCTACATTTGATCTCTGCTTTGCTCTCATGCATTCTCACTCTGCTCTAACCAGATTGCTATGCATTACTTTCAAGCACTGTATTTTGCAGTTTCTAATCTTGAGCATTTCCTCTGGTCCCACTTCTGTTGGACAAGATATTAATCGATTGACCATATGGAAAAACACCTTTGAAGACTCAGTTCAAATGTAATCTCCATTTCCAAGACTGCACTTCTAACATCAGACACCCAGGTGGTAAAACACTGTCTTTCCATGGATCCCCAATACATTCTACTACTGCATTGGTTCAGATGTACTAACTTTTGTAAccatttttaaatgacagaatATAATCTCTTACTCCTCATTATTCCAAGTTTCTATCACAGTGTCTGTGCTGGAAGATATTCAATGCACAGATGACCAACTGCCTAAATATATGAACAGAGGAATGGAAAAATATAGAAGTTTGCCTTTTACAGGCGTTTAGTCAAGCAGAAAAATCTAGAATAATAAAATTAGAGGTAAGGTAGTCTTCTCCAGATAAATAAAATTCAACTATGCTTGCACATTTCAGGAAGTGGTAGAGGAAAGAGATTTCAAATTCTAAAAATCTGAAGTTCaaggcagagggaaaaaaaataggctttttcttctctcttttaaatCAGCATTGAAGAACAGTTTTGACCAAGTAAAGTTTAGGCTAATTGCTATGGTGATTTCTGGAAAAGAATGAAGCTAATGAGTTTCTGAATGTCAACTGCAATTTTTGAGTACTTTTAATTTGCAATATTTTTAGTTAATGAAAAAAGCACTGGGGAATCACTGAGAATGTATTCAAACTGCATTTTAGATTGTACAGCTGTATTTtagtaaaaattatattttactgCAATATCCAATCAGTTTTTGGAACTAAAGTCTTAGAAAGTCTCCACTAGGAATTGCATATCAGACATTGTCGGATTCCAAAAATAACTTTGCTCCAAGCAACACGGGATAAGAATCTTGCCTGATACACTAATCCCATGATCAAGAGCAAAACGGCCGATGGATCGCTTGACCTAGGAAATCATTCAGATAACTGTGCTAGGAGCAATGGCTAtgccatatttttaatttaaatcttgATTCATATACATTTTTACTGAAAGAAGAAAACTCCTAAGTAATTTTGAATATACTCTAGTATAAATGTCTGTCTTAGGTAGATGGAAAGCAATTCTCTCTTATGTTTGTGGAGGCAAACAGCAAAACTAACAAAGgttttttttgtctttgcttgCCTTTTTGAATattaattcaaataaatgaaaataatacagcATAAACACCTATACATTTCAGTCTACTTTGGCTTGCAAATTTATGTGAAGATCGAAAGTGAGAAGCCCAGGAAAACTATGTACACACATAAATAATTGCCATTTTACCTTTAGACTTTAGGATTTTGCTTTGCTCTTCCAGTATTGCTGTTTACACAGGAGTGAAATGACACTACAAAGCCTAATGTACCAATCACACACAGGAGGGAGGTAATGAGTTGATTCTCCTCATTTTCCTTTGTGCTTTTacttcttgaatttttttctttggcaCCAAGGTAATATTTGATATCTTGGAAAAAAACATACCAAGataaaacaatgaaaagacagaaaaaggtaTCACATCAGGAATGATGCTTTGTGTCTGCATTTCATATTCGTGCTGCCAATTACTTCAGATCAGGAGACTCAGGGACACAGCTTACCTACTAACACACATACATCATTTCCCTTTCCTTATGAGTCTGGTAGACAACATGACAATACATCTTTACAATATTTTGATATGCAGTTAATGGTTTCCTAAATCTACATTCAAACAACTATAGGAAAATATCTGCCCTgtgattttcttctctctttaccATGTAATTGAAAGAGTTTAACAAAAAGTATTGCTAGTTCAGAGGACTACAGTTCACAAACACTGCACTGATTTAACAGTTTTGACCTTTGCCTGTCTAACTCAGAGGTACTGATCTCTGAAAAGCTTTACTCAAGataaacactcacacacaaatgAAGAGTTCAGTACAATTAGTTGAGGGGCAGAGAATATTAAATTTAACAAGCAATATATAGGCAATGGCCCATGATGTCTCCAGACCTATTATAATAAATTGCATctaattgcctgtgcttttatGATAGCTGTTCAGGTAGTTTTTCCTCTATCAGTATTTAGGGaaaaaacacaactttttttcaaagatatataattttttacgttt from Ochotona princeps isolate mOchPri1 chromosome 1, mOchPri1.hap1, whole genome shotgun sequence encodes:
- the LOC105941828 gene encoding probable inactive 1-aminocyclopropane-1-carboxylate synthase-like protein 2 — encoded protein: MSHRPGTPIVLRSQSRSQLLRDCRVYVNLLEMLLELQQSVQDHFTHLRTLQEEQSHTAAICEHEEQLNDLIRVMINLTWSEAVSGLGLQETLPVLNSRAAVGGIQRVNSSSQPYRPTPQQSESGATLVSQDLSSRGIDIAASFQLGFQDYQAYQRDKYHKDKNSMGFINLGTSENKLCIDLMTERLCQSDMNHIEEVLLQYPDWRGHPFLREEVARFLTYYCKAPASLNPDNVVILNGCCSVFSALAMVLCDPGDAFLIPTPFYGGFIFSSYLYAKVELIGVHLESEITEENTSPFQLTVKKLEQAMVEARLKGKRVKGLVLVNPQNPLGGIYSQESLKEYLEFAKRNYLHVIMDEIYMLTVFDDSLKFHSVLSIESLPDPNRTHVIWGTSKDFGISGFRFGALYTHNKDVASAVCSFGYLHSTSGTAQYKLHRLLQDTEWINTVYLPTNLSQLRKAYNYVTGQLKLLGIPFLSGVAGLYIWINLKSYLEPCTFDEELALHQHFLDMKVMLSRGKSFKCKEPGWFCLMFAEKLPTLEVAMQRLHNALQIQKQIQEQKQIEKMLLDASVS